The Chamaesiphon minutus PCC 6605 DNA window TTGAGTCCGCAGATGTAAACATGAGTTTTCTCTTGTTGAATCAAAGACCAGAGTTCGTCCGCATTTTCAGCGATCCGATCTTGAATGTACATCTTGCCACCCTGTGCATTTTTCTGTTCGCGACTGACTGCATAAGTCAGCTTGAAGTTGTCAGGATATCTTTCCTGAATTTCTTCGAGTTCGCCTTTATACAGGATGTTAGGAGTAGTTGCGACCCCAAATACCAACCAAGCCAAACCTTTGAATTGATAGTCAGAGTTCGCATGACGCTCGTTGTCTTTAAACATCCGCCACAGGTAAGCGCGGAACGGTGCGATTCCGGTTCCTGTTGCCATCATGATCACTGTTGCTTCCGGATCGTCGGGTAAGAGCATTTCTTTCCCGGTGGGGCCAGTAATCTGGACATCATCGCCCGGTTTGAGATTGCACAAGAATGTCGAGCAGACACCTTCGACTTCTTTCCCCGTTTTCTCGTCTTTGTACTCTAGTTTACGCACGCACAACGATACAGTTTTGTCATCGACATCATCACCGTGACGGGTGCTCGCGATCGAGTACAGACGGATTTTGTGGTTTTTGCCTTTATTATCTTTACCAGGAGGAATAATCCCGATACTTTGGCCCTCAAAGTACCGCAAATCTCCAGCGGAAATGTCAAATTTTACATGTTGAACCATGCCAATTCCACCTTCAGCTAACAGCCCATCATTGGAAACACATTTGCCAACGAATGGAGCATTAGGGCGATAGATATTGACCGGAACGTCTGCATGTTTTTTGGCAGCAGGTGCGGGTGCAGCGGTTTCTGCTGGTGCAGCTTCGGTATTGGCAACTGGAGCTTCGTCACTTGCTGTAGCAACTGCTTCTGTTTCAGCGGCAAAAGGACGAATGCTGAGAATTTTGCCACCTAATTTGGCAATGCGGCGCATTTCTTGATTCATCCGTTGATAAGGAACGGTAATGAACGAGCTACCACTACGACGGATCTTGTTGCTATTGCCCTCTGACGTTTGTGTATCGCGTAGACCGATAACTTCGTAGATAAACAGACGATTATTTGCTGCTGAGTTACCAGCACTACCGCTTAGACTTGGATTGTACATTGCTATTTTATATCTCCGAACCCCAAATATTAGGTGTCATTATAACTTTAGTTACTTCAAATATCACTCGTTGGCAGAGTCTCTTCAGCGGGAGAAGCATCGCTGCTAGCTGTTAGACCAGAGTGCAGACAACTTGTCGCTATATAAACATATTCCAGTCAGGATACCGTAGCTGCGCCCCATTACACAAGAGCGATCGGGCGAGTTTCCCAAATTGCGAGGATTTGAAGAATGCGGGTAGATTGTCTCACTCAAGCGATCGATTCGGCTCGATTATAGCGATCCCGAATGTTCGGTTGTGTGTCGATGGTGAGATCTGCGCTTCGGCTTCGGCTATAATGTTGGCTGGGTAATAGTTTTTAAGTTACCGACACACGCGATCTAGCAAGCCAAATATCATTGATTTAATGGTAGCTATCGTTACAGAAGTGTGCTTAAATTAGGATTTTATACCTGACAGATCGCCATCGAATGCCGACTCGAGGGATAATTGCACTAGCTCTTGACATCGACCGATTTTCTCCAGTGCCAAATACTGTAACCATGGAAAATTAGTTCGTGTCTGCTTCGATTGGGATAGCGGTTTGAGGTAAAATTTTATTTCAAAGAACTAGATCTTAATACTTACAAAAGATTTCAATATATAGAGGATAGCTATGACAAAGGTGGATCGCGTGGTAATAATTGGGGTTGCTGGAGACTCCGGCTGTGGTAAGTCAACGTTTTTACAACGGATTATTGACTTGTTTGGGGAGAGTTTCGTGACAGTAATCTGTTTGGATGACTACCATAGTCTCGATCGATACCAGCGCAAAGAGCAAAAGGTAACAGCACTCGATCCGCGTGCGAACAATTTCGATCTGATGTACGAGCAAATCAAAGCTCTTAAAAGCGGTCAAACGATCGAAAAACCAATTTACAATCATGAAACTGGTTTGATCGACCCGCCCGAAAAAATCGAACCCAATCATGTGGTCGTCATTGAAGGTTTGCATCCGCTCTACGACGAAAGAGTCCGTGGTCTGATCGACTTTAGCGTCTACCTCGATATCACCGATGATGTCAAAATCGCCTGGAAAATTCAAAGAGACATGGCCGAGCGCGGTCACAGCTACGATGATGTCTTAGCGGCAATCGAATCGCGTCGTCCTGACTTTGAAGCATACATCGAGCCACAACGCGGTCATGCCGATGTCGTAATTCAAGTATTACCAACTAAGTTGATCGACGATAAAGAAAGCAAGCTCCTCCGCGTGCGCCTGATGCAGCGTGAAGGTGTCTCTGACTTCGATCCTGTCTACCTCTTCGATGAGGGTTCGACGATTCACTGGAGACCTTGCGGCCGCAAATTAACTTGCGAATATCCTGGAATTAAAATGTTCTACGGCCCCGATACATACTACGGTCACCCC harbors:
- the petH gene encoding ferredoxin--NADP reductase; the protein is MYNPSLSGSAGNSAANNRLFIYEVIGLRDTQTSEGNSNKIRRSGSSFITVPYQRMNQEMRRIAKLGGKILSIRPFAAETEAVATASDEAPVANTEAAPAETAAPAPAAKKHADVPVNIYRPNAPFVGKCVSNDGLLAEGGIGMVQHVKFDISAGDLRYFEGQSIGIIPPGKDNKGKNHKIRLYSIASTRHGDDVDDKTVSLCVRKLEYKDEKTGKEVEGVCSTFLCNLKPGDDVQITGPTGKEMLLPDDPEATVIMMATGTGIAPFRAYLWRMFKDNERHANSDYQFKGLAWLVFGVATTPNILYKGELEEIQERYPDNFKLTYAVSREQKNAQGGKMYIQDRIAENADELWSLIQQEKTHVYICGLKGMETGIDAALTEAASKSDVKWADYRSQMKRAGRWHVETY
- a CDS encoding phosphoribulokinase, translating into MTKVDRVVIIGVAGDSGCGKSTFLQRIIDLFGESFVTVICLDDYHSLDRYQRKEQKVTALDPRANNFDLMYEQIKALKSGQTIEKPIYNHETGLIDPPEKIEPNHVVVIEGLHPLYDERVRGLIDFSVYLDITDDVKIAWKIQRDMAERGHSYDDVLAAIESRRPDFEAYIEPQRGHADVVIQVLPTKLIDDKESKLLRVRLMQREGVSDFDPVYLFDEGSTIHWRPCGRKLTCEYPGIKMFYGPDTYYGHPVSVLELDGQLGNLEQVSYIESHLSNISTKHKGEMTSLLLQHREYPGSNNGTGLFQVMVGLKMRATYERLTSKEAKVAAKV